One genomic window of Nicotiana sylvestris chromosome 10, ASM39365v2, whole genome shotgun sequence includes the following:
- the LOC138879602 gene encoding uncharacterized protein — protein sequence MSAIGRIKDTKWTRPIQTDPSQRNPNLMCNYHGTHGHRTEDCRERDARNNEPEEPQHVVHMINGRVDVPQRHVFKRIKVSITREKLTRSYVPEDILSFCDEEAEDISQPHNDALVISFPLNKIQVKRVLVDPGNSANIIRSRVVEQFSLQDQIVPASRVLNGFNMASETTKEQIILLVNVARTIQDTKFHVIEGDVRYNELLKKTVDTQHEGSAFNSSPDDEVPNRRRGENSLWRATCCKRDICNRGSGANSRAFDLGEIEHRR from the exons ATGTCAGCTATTGGAAGAATCAAAGACACCAAGTGGACCAGGCCTATACaaaccgatccttctcaaaggaacCCGAACTTGATGTGCAattatcatggcacacatggtcatagAACAGAAGATTGCAG ggagagagatgCAAGGAATAATGAGccagaagaaccacaacatgtagTCCACATGATCAATGGCAGAGTCGATGTCCCTCAACGACATGTATTCAAACGCATCAAAGTATCAATCACCAGAGAAAAACTGACTCGGAGCTATGTACCCGAGGACATCTTATCATTCTGCGACGAGGAAGCAGAAGAcatatctcagcctcacaacgatgccCTAGTAATCTCTTTCcctttaaataaaattcaagttaaacgtgtgttagtggatccaggtaactcagcaaacataatcagatcgagggtcgtggaacaattcagcctacaagatcaaattgtACCTGCATCTCGGgtcctaaatggcttcaacatggcaagtgaaacaacaaaagaaCAGATTATCCTGCTAGTAAATGTAGCCAGGACCATACAAGATACgaagttccatgtcatcgaaggtgacgtGAGGTATAACGAACTCCTCAAGAAGaccgtggatacacaacatgagggcagtgccttcaactcttcaccagatgatgaagttcccaacagaAGAAGGGGTGAAAATAGTCTATGGAGAGCAACATGCTGCAAAAGAGATATTTGCAATCGAGGAAGTGGTGCCAATAGCAGAGCTTTTGATCTAGGAGAAATCGAGCACCGAAGGTAA